The following proteins are co-located in the Lentibacillus sp. JNUCC-1 genome:
- a CDS encoding MFS transporter — protein MRFFQEWIEQFKTYNQNVKLALIANIFSQIGLGMFMVIYNFYIRELGYSQDVNGEIIALQALAMAIILVPAGIMSDRLGRRRVMMYGAVASGLVLVTRSIIELESLLLLTGFGTGLFTAFLQVSTIPWLAENSTAKQRVHLFSLHAALVTVAQVAGSLLGGFLTDIFAYVTHDLASIRYTLIVGSVFYLLAFFPIVKMTEAPKKKPDPSVKVRPLLFFKANLNGFKIIALFAFAQLLIGFGSGLVIPYLNLYFADRFAASNSMVGMIISLGQAATAVAMFIGPAVVREIGEVRAVVFLQLASLPFLLLTAYTQNLLWATLGFLFRQALMNAGNPIQMSLMMSKVNDSVRGLANSINQMVFQLGWAFMGPVSTGIVIKYGSYWGYANVFSITALLYLTGSLYFFFVFKKLTPSKDSAHI, from the coding sequence ATGCGATTTTTTCAAGAATGGATCGAACAGTTTAAAACTTATAATCAAAATGTCAAGCTGGCCCTGATTGCCAACATTTTTTCACAAATAGGGCTTGGCATGTTTATGGTGATTTATAATTTCTACATACGGGAGCTTGGATACAGCCAGGATGTGAACGGAGAGATTATTGCTCTTCAAGCACTTGCTATGGCGATTATACTTGTTCCTGCAGGCATTATGAGCGATCGATTGGGACGTAGGCGTGTAATGATGTATGGGGCGGTTGCTTCAGGTCTGGTTCTGGTCACTAGAAGTATCATTGAACTCGAATCATTGCTGCTGCTCACTGGTTTTGGCACTGGGTTGTTTACAGCTTTTTTGCAAGTCTCAACGATTCCATGGCTCGCAGAAAACTCCACCGCCAAACAGCGGGTCCATTTATTTAGTTTGCACGCAGCACTTGTAACGGTTGCACAGGTAGCTGGCAGTCTTCTGGGCGGTTTTTTGACAGATATCTTTGCCTATGTGACTCATGACTTAGCCAGTATTCGATACACATTGATTGTTGGAAGCGTGTTTTATTTATTGGCTTTTTTCCCTATAGTTAAAATGACAGAGGCACCGAAAAAAAAGCCGGATCCTTCTGTGAAGGTAAGGCCATTACTGTTTTTTAAAGCAAATTTAAATGGTTTCAAGATCATTGCTTTGTTTGCTTTTGCCCAGTTGTTGATTGGATTCGGAAGCGGCTTGGTCATCCCCTATTTAAATTTGTATTTTGCAGATCGTTTTGCAGCGTCTAATTCCATGGTTGGAATGATTATCTCACTTGGTCAAGCAGCAACGGCTGTTGCCATGTTTATTGGCCCTGCAGTTGTCAGGGAAATTGGGGAGGTGCGAGCTGTTGTCTTTCTGCAGCTTGCATCACTTCCTTTTTTACTGCTGACTGCCTATACACAAAATCTGCTTTGGGCGACGTTAGGCTTCTTGTTTAGACAAGCACTTATGAATGCAGGTAACCCGATTCAAATGTCGTTGATGATGTCCAAGGTCAATGATTCTGTAAGGGGCTTGGCAAATTCAATAAACCAAATGGTGTTTCAGTTGGGATGGGCGTTTATGGGACCGGTCTCAACGGGAATTGTAATAAAGTACGGGTCGTATTGGGGATATGCCAACGTGTTCTCTATTACTGCGCTGCTTTATTTAACAGGGT
- a CDS encoding EamA family transporter, translated as MWFVFSLLTAFAWGGANLFYKKGSDPDDKLSHLKIVVMVGLVMGIHAVLYMLIKDVAFDPFDIVRYFPVSFLYILSMTIGYIGLRYIELSIAAPVQNSSGAVSAILLFIFFPRELHMLDIAGVIIVTAGVIGLAALEKQDEVEAMQKVSGSVDKKYQIGVLAITFPILYSLIDGLGTFADGIYLDELKLISESSALIAYELTFFMCAVLAFIYVKGIKKAQFNFFVERDKGYAAILETVGQFFYVFAMAGNAIIAAPLIAAHGIFSVILSRIFLKEVLSTRHYIMIIIVMTGIILLGVTDAL; from the coding sequence ATGTGGTTTGTATTTTCACTTTTAACAGCGTTTGCTTGGGGCGGCGCCAATCTATTTTATAAGAAAGGGTCTGACCCTGACGACAAACTCAGTCACTTAAAGATTGTTGTCATGGTCGGCCTTGTAATGGGTATCCATGCTGTATTGTATATGCTAATCAAGGATGTGGCGTTTGACCCATTTGATATTGTACGTTATTTCCCAGTTTCATTCTTATATATTTTGTCGATGACCATCGGGTATATCGGTTTAAGATATATTGAATTGTCGATTGCTGCGCCTGTGCAGAACTCTTCTGGGGCCGTCAGCGCCATTCTACTATTCATTTTCTTTCCAAGAGAGCTGCATATGCTTGACATTGCTGGAGTGATCATTGTCACTGCAGGGGTCATTGGACTAGCTGCGCTTGAAAAACAGGACGAAGTTGAAGCTATGCAAAAGGTTAGTGGGTCAGTCGATAAAAAGTATCAAATCGGTGTATTGGCGATCACCTTTCCAATCCTTTACAGTCTGATTGATGGTTTAGGTACATTTGCGGATGGAATTTACCTTGACGAACTGAAATTAATCAGTGAAAGTTCAGCCCTGATTGCCTACGAATTAACATTTTTCATGTGTGCTGTACTGGCTTTTATATATGTAAAAGGCATCAAAAAGGCACAGTTTAACTTTTTTGTTGAGCGGGATAAAGGATATGCAGCCATTCTTGAAACGGTGGGGCAATTTTTCTATGTATTTGCGATGGCCGGCAATGCCATCATTGCAGCGCCGCTCATAGCCGCACATGGTATATTTTCAGTTATTTTATCACGCATTTTTCTTAAAGAGGTTCTATCAACACGACATTATATTATGATCATCATTGTCATGACCGGAATCATTCTCCTCGGCGTGACCGATGCTTTATAA